The DNA segment TGGGCGGCCGGCAACCAGGTATGAAAAGGGGCCATAGGAACCTTGATGGCAAAGGCGATCCCGAAGGCCAGGAAGATCCAGAATTGAAAGGTGAAAGAATAGTTGTGGGTCATCAATTCCGGAATACTAAAAGTTCCGGCCGTCAGATAGAGGGCGATCATGGCCACCATCAGAAAGACGCTGCCGGCCATGGTATAGATGAAGAACTTGATGGAGGCGTATACCTTTTCCGGTCCCCCCCAGACGGCAATCAATAAATACATGGGGACCAGCATGGCTTCCCAAAAAATATAAAAAAGAACGAAGTCCAGGGCTGAAAAGACCCCGACACAGGCCGTTTCCATGAGCAGGAGACAGACATGGAATTCCTTGATCCGTTTCTCGATATATTTCCAGGAGGCCAGAACGCAAATAGGGGTAAGAAGCGTACTTAAAAGAACCAGGAGGAGACTGATCCCGTCAACCCCCAGGGTATAATTGATTTTGAAAGAGGGAATCCAGGGGGTGTGTTCGGCGAATTGATATTTATAGGTCGTCAGGTCAAAATTGAAATAAAGAGGCAGGGAAAGGAGAAAAGTAACCAGACTGATCACTAATGTCCAAATTCTGGTTGCCTTTTCTTCCCGGAACAGGAAAAGGAGCAGGGCTCCGGCCAGGGGTAAAAAAATCAAGGTGCTTAAAATAGGATAGCTAAGCTGATTGGGGATTAGAAAATCCATTGTTGTATATTTCCCTGATTAACAAAAAATAACGGTTTACGGTCTAAGGTTTACGGTCCACGGTCGTTCGCTGGTCTAAGGTTTTGCCTTGAACCTTGCGCCTTGAACCTTGTACCTGTTTTTTATAAAAACCAATAGATCCCCACAATAACAAAAATGATTAGAATGGCCAGGGCCAGGTAATTCTGGAGATTACCCGTCTGGATATTGCGCACTTTATTGCCAAGGCCCTGGGTCCCGTAGGCGACATTATCCACCACACCGTCAATGCCCCAGCGGTCGAACCGGGCAAAAAAACCGGCAAAGGACATGAGGGACTTAAGCCCCAGGCTTCGGTAAAGCTCTCCCCAACCAAAATCAAAGCCCTGGATAAATTTTTGGTCAAACCACATAAACCCATCCATCAACTTTCGATAGAACCAATCGAAATCCAGATTGATTTTGGGCTCCGGGGTCAACCTCTTGAGGAGCAGGAAAAATCCCAGTCCGGTGAAAAGCAGGATTTGAACCGTTTCTGAGAGATGGGGCAAGGCATAGGGATGATATTCCATGGCCGCCTCTCTGAAAGGAAGCAGATCATACAAAACCTTGGGATATATCCCGATCAATAAACACAGGAAAGAAGTCAGGCCCATGGCCCAGAGCATATTTTTCGGAGGTTCTTTTGGCTTCAATCCGCAGTCTTTTCCAAACCAGGCAAAATAGGGGAGTTTTAAACCCACCGAGAGAAAGGTGCCAACCGAGGCCAATAACAGGAGGACCATGAGCACCGGATGATGGGCCTCTCCGGCCCCGGCCACGATCATGGATTTACTGACGAAGCCGCTGAACAGGGGGAAGCCGGAGATGGATATCCCTCCGACCACATAGAAGATTAAAGACAGCGGCATATATTTGTAGAGTCCTCCCAATTGGTTCAATTTGGAGGTCCCGGTCATCATCAGAACCGAGCCGGCCCCCATGAACAACAGGGCCTTATAAAGGATGTGGGCATAGGCATGGGCGCAGGCCCCGTTCAGGGCCAGTTCCGTTCCGATACCGACACCGGCCACCATGTAGCCTACCTGGCTGATGATGTGATAGGAAAGGATGCGGCGCATGTCATTTTCGATGGTAGCGTAACAGACTCCATAAATAGTCATGGCCGTGCCCATGATAGCCAGGACGTCATATCCGGGAAAGGCCCGGGCCAGGACATAGACCGCCGTCTTGGTCGTAAAGGCGCACATAAAGACCGCCCCGGTGACGGTGGCCTCCGGATAGGCATCGGGCAGCCAGGCATGGAGGGGAAATACGGCGGCATTTAAGGCAAAACCGGCCAGGATCAAATATTCGGCAAAACCGGCCCCGGCCTTGGGAATAAGCACAAAGGCCATACTGCCGGTATTTTTATAATGCAGGAAGATGCCTGCCAGAAGCAGCAAGCCGCCAAAGATATGCATCAGGAGATAGCGGAAGCCTGCTTTCAGGGAGGCCGGTTCCCGTCGAAACCAGATCAAAAAAGTCGAGGCCAGGGCCATCATTTCCCAGAAGATAAAGACGGTCAGATAATCTCCGGCAAAGACCACCCCCAGGGAACCGCCGACATAGAAAAAAGAGGCGATATGCTGGGCATCTTCTTTGACGTGGAGGCCGTAAATAACCCCCAGAAAGGACATCAGGGTAAAGACGTGGGCGAACACCAGGCCCAAGCGGTCCACCCGGCCTAATATAATATTAAAACCCAGATAATTGATCTCTCCATAAACGCCGAGGTTCATGTTGAGAACCGTATAAAAGGCCACGGCCGGCAGGACCAATAAATAGATCTGTTTGAGCCGGCCCTTTAACACCGGGATGAGAAAGGCGCCCAGAATATAAAAAAAAGCCGGATGAATGAAGTTATCCATAGTATTCCTCTTTTTTCATCAACCAGGCATGGGCTATCCCTTTCATGATACGAATCATGAGGATGCAGCATATTATCCCGAAAACGGACCAGAAACCCGGTATCTTGTCCCCAAAAAAATGGGCTTCATGGCGGGGGATGAATATATCAAACACGATGGCCGCCGCCATAAGGAGGTAGAGTATCCATTTGAGGACCTTGAGATGGTCCCGTAGCGATTGGATGGGATTCGCCCAGTTCATGATCGGAAGACCGCCTTTGCTATATTGAGTAAATAATCCGGATCTACGGCTTTAACGATATTCATAAAATAATCCGGATAGAGGCCCATCAAGATGGAGCCGATAGCCGTTAAGAATAAGGGGACCACCATGATGGCCGGGGCCTCATGAAGGCCGTTGCCGTGATGGGCCGCGGGATCCCCTTCCCGGGGTTTGTCAAAAATAGTCTTGAGAATCACCGGGAAAAAATATCCGGTGTTCAGTATGGTACTGGCCAGTAAGACGATTAAAAAGACAGACTGGTGGGCCTGCAAGGCCCCCAGGGCGATATACCACTTGGTAACAAAACCGCAAACCAGGGGGACGCCGATCATACTCATGGCAGCTATACTGAAGGCGGCTATGGTAAAGGGCATCTGCCGGGCGATACCGCCCATTTCACTGATCTTTTTGGTGTGGAGGGAGACATAAATCGCTCCGGCGCACATAAAGAGGGTGATTTTGGAAAAGGCATGATTGGCAATATGGATCAGCCCGCCGGTCACCGCATTGGGGGTCAACAGGGCCACCCCTAAAATCACATAAGAGAGCTGGCTGACGGTCGAATAAGCCAACCGGGCCTTTAAGTCGTCTTTTGTCAGGGCGATAATAGAGGCCAGCAGGATGGTAAAAGAGGCGGCATAGGCCGTAGGGATCCCCAAATTCAGGGAGTTTAATATTCCGACCCCGAAAACCGAAAGCATGACCCGGCTGGTACAGAAGACCCCGGCCTTGACAACGGCCACGGCATGGAGCAGGGCACTGACCGGCGTCGGGGCTACCATGGCCGAGGGGAGCCAGTTATGGAAAGGCATGATAGCCGCCTTGGCAAAACCGGCCATAAAAAGGATATAGGTTATGGTCACCAGGACCGGGTTGGCGTCGGCCGGAAAGATCCCCTTGGTGATGCCGGAAGGGGCAAAATCCAGGGTCCCGGCCAGGACATAAGTCAGTATGACGGCCGGCAGTAAAAAGGACTTGGCCGTGCCGGTCAGATAGACCATGTATTTCCGGGCGCCTTCATAAGCCTCTTCATCCTGATGGTGGGCGACCAGGGGATAGGTAAAGATGGTGATCACTTCATAGAAGAAATACAGGGTAAAGAGGTTGCCGGAAAAGGCTACCCCGACGGCTCCGACAATGGCCACGGCAAAACAGAAATAATAACGGGTCTGGGCATGTTCCTTCAAAGCCCGCATGTAGCCGATGTTATAAAAGGTAACCAGGATCCAGAGAAAAGAGGAGATGGTCCCGAAAATCATGCCCAGGGCATCGACCCTGAATTTCATGGAAATACCCGGTAAAATAACAAAAGGGGTATATTCAAAGGCCTTACCGGCCAAAACCGCCGGCGTCATGGAAAGGACGGTCAGAAAAGTAGCCACGGCGCCTAAAATGGACCAGGTCTCCCTTAGATTAGGTTTCTTGGGTGTAAACATAATCAGCAGGGAAGCTATGGAGGCAATTAAAACGGCTACCACCGGCCGTATAGAGATAATGGTTTCCATTGTTTCCATTGGGGTTATTACATCTATCCTTTCAGTTCACTGACACTTTCAGGCTTAATGGCCTTAAAGCGGCGATAGACGGTAATGATGATACTTAAGGCGATAGCCGTCTCAGCGGCCGCTACGCCCATAATGAACAGGGTAAAAACCTGCCCGGTAGCCGGGTTGGGGGATAAAAACATATTGAAGGCCATAAAATTCAAGGCCGCCCCGTTCAGGATCAACTCGGTGGCGATCAACATGCCGATGAGATTGGATTGATAGATGATGCCGAAGATTCCGATGGAAAACATGGCGGCACCCAAAATCAGATAGGTTAAAAGATTTTCCATAGCTAATCCCTTTTCTGGCCGATACCGGCGATCATGATGGCACCGACGATCGCCACGGCCAAAAGTAAGGAAATTAATTCAAAGACTAAGAAATAACGGGTGAGCAACTCCTGTCCCAGGGTCTTTATGGTCCAGTCGCGGGAGGGCTGGGCATAAGGGGCCCATTTGGTGCTGAGGATCATTTGGACCACGGCCAAAAAGGTCACGGCCCCGACGATCAAAGAGGTGATGGCCTTGACGGCCGGCCGTTTGGAGGGTGAAAGCTCCAGGGGAGGCGAAAGCATGATGGCGAAGATATAGGTGATACAGATGGCCCCGACATAGACCAGGAGCTGCATCATGGCCACAAACTGGCTCCCCAAATAGAGGTAGATGCCGGTGAGCCCGAACATGGCCAGGGCCAGTCCCAGGATGTTGTGAACAATCTTCAAGGGGAGGACGGCCAATACGGCCCCGGCCAGGGTAAGCACGACCATGAGCCAAAAGACCGATTGGGCCACTAAAATCGGCGGTATGAAATCTGCAATGGTAGTCATCGTTTTCCCTCTAACCGGCCCATGATATCGAGCACCGTATCCCAACGGTGATAAAAGACGTACTCATACTCTTTGGAAAATTGAAGGGTGCATTCCGGGCAGACATCGACGCACAGGCCGCAAAGACTGCACTTGGAAAAATCAATATAATACTGACGACCGTATTTCAGGTCCCCGGCCCTGGTTTTTTCCCCCTGGACCTTGATGACGTGGGAAGGACAGGTACGGGCGCATAAGCCGCAGGCCACGCAATGATGGGTTTTGGTGTCGTCAAAACGGATGAACTCGATGTGCCCCCGGAAGTTGGGGGTCATGGTCAGTTTTTGACGGGGATATTGAACCGTAACAATGGGCTTAAAAAGCCGTTTCAAGGTGATCCATAAACCGATGATCAGGCTTTTCCCGCCTACCAGGATCTCTTTAACGTACTGGATGAAGGGGTTGGGGGTATTCATCATTAAATGACCTTAAGGACGATGGCGGTAATCAACAGGTTGAGCAGGGCGATGGGGATCAGCACCTTCCAGGCGAAATTCATCAGTTGATCAAAACGGATCCGGGGGTAGGTCCAACGGATCCACATGACCACAAAGATCAGGAAGTAGGTCTTGATCAGAAACCAGATCATCCCCGGAAAAAAAGGCCCGGAGGAGCCGCCCAAAAACAGGACCGTGAACAGGGCGGCGGCGATGACCATGTTGGTATATTCAGCCAGGAAAAACAGGGAAAAACGCATCCCCGTATATTCGGTATGAAAACCGGAGACCAGTTCCGATTCGGCTTCTACCAGGTCAAAGGGGGCCCGGTTGGTTTCAGCCGTGGTGGCGATGAAAAAGATAATGGCGGCCACGGGCTGTAAAAAGATGTACCAGACCGAAGATTGGGCTTGGGCGATGGCGCCTAATTTAAAGGTGTTGGTCATGATAATGACCGACATGGTGGCCAGGAGCAAGGGAATCTCATAAGCCACGTTTTGCGCCACCGACCGGACGGCCCCGATCAGGGCGTATTTATTATTGGAGCCCCAGCCGGCCATCAGGATGGACATGACGGTAATGCTGGAAAAGGAAAAGATCAGCAGGATGCCGACGTTCACGTCCCGAATCTGCATCATGGGGCTGAAGGGGATGGGGACAAACCCGACAAAGGCCGGGGCGACGACAATGATGGGGGCCAAAAAGAAAACGATTTTATCCGTCGACAGAGGGGTTACCATCTCCTTGCCCAGCAATTTAACGGCATCGGCCAGGGTCTGGAGTATCCCATGGGGGGCGACTTCCATCGGTCCGGGACGGAGCTGGATATGTCCGGCCACCTTTCTTTCCAGCAAGACCAGGAAGGCGACGTTTAAAGGGACAATGGCGGCAATGATGGCCAGTCCGACCAGTCCGGCCATAATGTCCGGACCGAGGAAGGCGTAAATGTCTTTTATGTAGGGAAGTTGTGTTATATTCACCGATCAATC comes from the Deltaproteobacteria bacterium genome and includes:
- a CDS encoding monovalent cation/H+ antiporter subunit D family protein; the protein is METIISIRPVVAVLIASIASLLIMFTPKKPNLRETWSILGAVATFLTVLSMTPAVLAGKAFEYTPFVILPGISMKFRVDALGMIFGTISSFLWILVTFYNIGYMRALKEHAQTRYYFCFAVAIVGAVGVAFSGNLFTLYFFYEVITIFTYPLVAHHQDEEAYEGARKYMVYLTGTAKSFLLPAVILTYVLAGTLDFAPSGITKGIFPADANPVLVTITYILFMAGFAKAAIMPFHNWLPSAMVAPTPVSALLHAVAVVKAGVFCTSRVMLSVFGVGILNSLNLGIPTAYAASFTILLASIIALTKDDLKARLAYSTVSQLSYVILGVALLTPNAVTGGLIHIANHAFSKITLFMCAGAIYVSLHTKKISEMGGIARQMPFTIAAFSIAAMSMIGVPLVCGFVTKWYIALGALQAHQSVFLIVLLASTILNTGYFFPVILKTIFDKPREGDPAAHHGNGLHEAPAIMVVPLFLTAIGSILMGLYPDYFMNIVKAVDPDYLLNIAKAVFRS
- a CDS encoding Na(+)/H(+) antiporter subunit D; its protein translation is MDNFIHPAFFYILGAFLIPVLKGRLKQIYLLVLPAVAFYTVLNMNLGVYGEINYLGFNIILGRVDRLGLVFAHVFTLMSFLGVIYGLHVKEDAQHIASFFYVGGSLGVVFAGDYLTVFIFWEMMALASTFLIWFRREPASLKAGFRYLLMHIFGGLLLLAGIFLHYKNTGSMAFVLIPKAGAGFAEYLILAGFALNAAVFPLHAWLPDAYPEATVTGAVFMCAFTTKTAVYVLARAFPGYDVLAIMGTAMTIYGVCYATIENDMRRILSYHIISQVGYMVAGVGIGTELALNGACAHAYAHILYKALLFMGAGSVLMMTGTSKLNQLGGLYKYMPLSLIFYVVGGISISGFPLFSGFVSKSMIVAGAGEAHHPVLMVLLLLASVGTFLSVGLKLPYFAWFGKDCGLKPKEPPKNMLWAMGLTSFLCLLIGIYPKVLYDLLPFREAAMEYHPYALPHLSETVQILLFTGLGFFLLLKRLTPEPKINLDFDWFYRKLMDGFMWFDQKFIQGFDFGWGELYRSLGLKSLMSFAGFFARFDRWGIDGVVDNVAYGTQGLGNKVRNIQTGNLQNYLALAILIIFVIVGIYWFL
- a CDS encoding NADH-quinone oxidoreductase subunit I is translated as MQYVKEILVGGKSLIIGLWITLKRLFKPIVTVQYPRQKLTMTPNFRGHIEFIRFDDTKTHHCVACGLCARTCPSHVIKVQGEKTRAGDLKYGRQYYIDFSKCSLCGLCVDVCPECTLQFSKEYEYVFYHRWDTVLDIMGRLEGKR
- the nuoK gene encoding NADH-quinone oxidoreductase subunit NuoK, with protein sequence MENLLTYLILGAAMFSIGIFGIIYQSNLIGMLIATELILNGAALNFMAFNMFLSPNPATGQVFTLFIMGVAAAETAIALSIIITVYRRFKAIKPESVSELKG
- the nuoH gene encoding NADH-quinone oxidoreductase subunit NuoH, producing MAGLVGLAIIAAIVPLNVAFLVLLERKVAGHIQLRPGPMEVAPHGILQTLADAVKLLGKEMVTPLSTDKIVFFLAPIIVVAPAFVGFVPIPFSPMMQIRDVNVGILLIFSFSSITVMSILMAGWGSNNKYALIGAVRSVAQNVAYEIPLLLATMSVIIMTNTFKLGAIAQAQSSVWYIFLQPVAAIIFFIATTAETNRAPFDLVEAESELVSGFHTEYTGMRFSLFFLAEYTNMVIAAALFTVLFLGGSSGPFFPGMIWFLIKTYFLIFVVMWIRWTYPRIRFDQLMNFAWKVLIPIALLNLLITAIVLKVI
- a CDS encoding NADH-quinone oxidoreductase subunit J — encoded protein: MTTIADFIPPILVAQSVFWLMVVLTLAGAVLAVLPLKIVHNILGLALAMFGLTGIYLYLGSQFVAMMQLLVYVGAICITYIFAIMLSPPLELSPSKRPAVKAITSLIVGAVTFLAVVQMILSTKWAPYAQPSRDWTIKTLGQELLTRYFLVFELISLLLAVAIVGAIMIAGIGQKRD